The Humulus lupulus chromosome 3, drHumLupu1.1, whole genome shotgun sequence genome window below encodes:
- the LOC133823664 gene encoding uncharacterized protein LOC133823664, whose translation MDKIMIFVVFNGRWNANNKYIDHEVKILMVEKDIKYVDLVNKIYKELKLNERLISTNLIFDANMDTSKGMKIESNGNFQVYLNLNKTVEELKKCPLIVEVEQRNQTISLPREASIPSALASNATSHSLTLTDPNTNTASTSKMKSASTQESKKITEHGQEAQSPLHVLPNMEIEDIRVNYVFKNKTDLKHTLAKIAIKKHFQYRIEKSCLEAFWAKCIDENCGWYVRARSSKVSDYFRVIKYHKHHTCSLNHRNFENRQASAKVISSYFKEKFRDPGSTYRPRQIIRDMRDEHGVGVTYNKAWRAKTLAANDVRGSNEESYALLPSYLYMLQLANPGTITRVCKDEENRYE comes from the coding sequence ATGGATAAGATAATGATATTTGTAGTTTTTAACGGAAGATGGAATGCAAACAACAAATATATTGATCATGAAGTGAAAATATTGATGGTGGAAAAGGATATCAAGTACGTGGATTTGGTAAACAAGATATACAAAGAGCTCAaattgaatgaaagattgatttcaaCAAACTTGATTTTTGATGCAAATATGGATACAAGCAAAGGAATGAAGATAGAAAGTAATGGGAATTTTCAAGTTTATCTAAACTTGAACAAGACTGTGGAAGAGTTGAAAAAATGTCCTCTCATCGTTGAAGTAGAACAGAGAAATCAAACCATTTCTTTGCCAAGAGAAGCTAGCATTCCATCTGCTTTAGCAAGCAATGCAACAAGTCACAGTTTGACTCTCACAGACCCCAATACGAATACTGCAAGCACTAGCAAGATGAAGAGCGCCTCAACACAAGAATCCAAAAAAATTACAGAACACGGGCAAGAAGCTCAATCACCTTTGCATGTGTTGCCGAATATGGAGATTGAAGACATAAGAGTCAATTATGTTTTCAAGAATAAGACTGATCTAAAACAtacacttgcgaaaatagccatcaagaaacACTTTCAGTACAGAATTGAAAAATCATGTTTAGAAGCATTTTGGGCAAAATGCATAGATGAGAATTGTGGCTGGTATGTACGTGCAAGAAGCTCAAAAGTATCAGACTACTTTCGAGTTATCAAATACCATAAACACCACACATGCTCCTTAAATCAcagaaattttgaaaatagacaaGCAAGTGCAAAAGTCATCAGTAGTTACTTCAAAGAGAAGTTTCGTGACCCAGGATCAACCTATCGACCAAGGCAAATAATACGAGACATGAGAGATGAACATGGGGTAGGTGTAACGTACAATAAAGCATGGAGAGCAAAAACACTTGCAGCTAATGATGTTAGAGGGTCAAATGAGGAAAGTTATGCATTGTTGCCTTCATATTTGTATATGCTACAGTTGGCCAACCCAGGAACTATCACAAGAGTATGTAAAGATGAAGAAAACAGGTATGAATAA